The sequence AACTCCTGGTTCATATAATATAATTGAGTCTATTAATTTAGTGTCAATATTAATGTGATGAATTATCTCTTGACCTAATTCAGATTGTATTGCTGTGAATCGAAAAACATCTTTTGAATCGTTTTTTATAATAAATTGTACAGAAGAATCACAAAGATTACAAACACCATCAAATAGTATTATTTTTTTATTTTTTGGTAAATTATCTAAACTCATAATCTTTTTTGTTTTATAAAGGTTGTATGTATTCTAACTGATCTAGGCTAACTTTAGAAGTAAAGATACCGTAATTTACAAAAGCTTTGTTTTTTTCAATCTTTTCA is a genomic window of Flavobacterium jumunjinense containing:
- a CDS encoding thiol-disulfide oxidoreductase DCC family protein; translation: MSLDNLPKNKKIILFDGVCNLCDSSVQFIIKNDSKDVFRFTAIQSELGQEIIHHINIDTKLIDSIILYEPGVAYYHKAEAALLIARNLKGVYKLISYFNFLPKGLKNMVYDYIAKNRYKWYGKKDSCMIPTPELKSKFL